The uncultured Flavobacterium sp. genome contains a region encoding:
- the acs gene encoding acetate--CoA ligase, whose protein sequence is MSYYKIENLEQYFKHYNKSIREPRKFWGKIAEENFTWYQQWDKVVDFNMADAEVKWFTEAKVNITKNCIDRHLSKRGEKTAIIFEPNDPSEEALHITYNELYERVSRMANVLREQGVRKGDRVCIYLPMIPELAVAVLACARIGAIHSVVFAGFSASAVSARINDCECKMVITADGGYRGNKTIDLKGIIDEALDSCPSVTKVLVAKRTQTQVKMKEGRDQWLQPLLDAALDNSVAEIMDAEDPLFILYTSGSTGKPKGMVHTTAGYMVYTAYTFKNVFNHEENDIFWCTADIGWITGHSYILYGPLLNGGTTVIFEGVPSYPDFSRFWDIIEKHKITQFYTAPTAIRSLAKESLDYIQKYPLKSLKVIGSVGEPINEEAWHWFNDHVGDKRCPVVDTWWQTETGGIMISPIAFVTPTKPTYATLPLPGIQPVLMDEKRNEIEGNQVVGSLCIKFPWPGIARTIWGDHQRYKDTYFSAFPGKYFTGDGALRDEVGYYRITGRVDDVVIVSGHNLGTAPIEDAINEHPAVAESAIVGFPHDIKGNALYGFVILKETGEVRDRSNLSKEINQYISDHIGPIAKLDKIQFVSGLPKTRSGKIMRRILRKIAEGDFSNFGDTSTLLNPEIVEEIMQDKI, encoded by the coding sequence ATGAGTTATTATAAAATTGAAAATTTAGAACAATATTTTAAACATTACAATAAGTCAATAAGAGAACCAAGAAAATTTTGGGGAAAAATAGCTGAGGAAAATTTCACTTGGTATCAACAATGGGATAAAGTAGTTGATTTTAATATGGCTGATGCCGAAGTAAAATGGTTTACCGAAGCTAAAGTTAATATTACCAAAAATTGTATCGATAGACACTTAAGCAAAAGAGGAGAAAAAACGGCAATCATTTTTGAACCGAACGATCCTTCTGAAGAAGCTTTACATATTACATATAACGAATTATACGAAAGAGTTTCAAGAATGGCGAATGTTTTGCGTGAGCAAGGCGTGCGTAAAGGAGACAGAGTTTGTATTTATTTACCAATGATTCCGGAATTGGCAGTTGCTGTTTTAGCTTGTGCCAGAATAGGAGCGATTCACTCTGTTGTTTTTGCAGGATTCTCTGCTTCTGCAGTTTCTGCAAGAATTAATGATTGCGAATGCAAAATGGTAATCACAGCTGATGGTGGTTACAGAGGAAATAAAACAATTGATCTAAAAGGAATTATTGACGAAGCATTAGATTCTTGTCCATCAGTTACAAAAGTTTTGGTTGCAAAGAGAACTCAAACTCAAGTAAAAATGAAAGAAGGACGTGACCAATGGTTACAACCTTTATTAGATGCAGCTTTAGATAACAGTGTTGCTGAAATTATGGATGCCGAAGATCCGTTGTTTATTTTATACACTTCTGGTTCTACAGGAAAACCAAAAGGAATGGTTCATACGACAGCCGGATATATGGTTTATACAGCTTACACATTTAAAAATGTTTTTAACCACGAAGAAAATGATATTTTCTGGTGTACTGCAGATATCGGTTGGATTACAGGTCACTCTTATATCTTGTACGGACCATTATTGAACGGAGGAACAACCGTAATTTTTGAAGGAGTTCCGTCATATCCTGACTTTAGCCGTTTTTGGGATATTATCGAAAAACATAAAATCACACAATTCTATACAGCGCCAACAGCAATTCGTTCGTTAGCAAAAGAAAGCTTAGATTATATTCAAAAATACCCACTTAAATCATTAAAAGTTATTGGATCTGTTGGAGAACCAATCAACGAAGAAGCTTGGCACTGGTTTAATGACCACGTAGGAGATAAAAGATGTCCGGTGGTTGATACTTGGTGGCAAACAGAAACTGGTGGAATCATGATTTCGCCAATTGCATTTGTAACACCAACTAAACCAACTTATGCAACTTTGCCATTACCGGGAATTCAGCCAGTTTTAATGGATGAAAAACGTAATGAAATCGAAGGAAACCAAGTAGTTGGAAGTTTATGTATTAAATTTCCTTGGCCAGGAATCGCCAGAACAATCTGGGGAGATCACCAACGTTACAAAGACACTTATTTCTCTGCTTTCCCTGGAAAATATTTTACCGGAGACGGTGCATTAAGAGACGAAGTAGGTTATTACAGAATCACCGGTAGAGTAGATGATGTTGTAATTGTTTCTGGACATAATTTAGGAACAGCTCCTATTGAAGATGCAATCAACGAGCATCCTGCAGTTGCGGAATCTGCTATTGTTGGATTCCCACATGATATTAAAGGAAACGCTTTATATGGTTTTGTGATTCTAAAAGAAACAGGAGAAGTTAGAGACCGATCAAACTTAAGTAAAGAGATTAATCAGTATATTTCTGATCACATTGGACCAATCGCAAAACTAGATAAAATTCAGTTTGTGTCTGGTTTGCCAAAAACACGTTCAGGAAAAATTATGCGTAGAATTCTACGTAAAATAGCCGAAGGAGATTTTTCTAATTTTGGAGATACTTCAACATTATTAAATCCTGAAATTGTAGAAGAAATTATGCAAGATAAAATCTAA